From a region of the Streptomyces venezuelae genome:
- a CDS encoding DoxX family protein, whose translation MTERLNAARPYALGLFRIVTGLLFACHGAASLFGVLGGAHGGGTVPTGAWPGWYAAVIQLVAGALVLLGAGTRSAAFLASGSMAYAYFTAHQPDALFPIQNSGESSAMYCWAFLLLVFTGPGAFALDRLLPARGERAAETEQTPRTATA comes from the coding sequence ATGACGGAACGTCTGAACGCCGCCCGGCCCTACGCCCTGGGCCTCTTCCGCATCGTCACCGGCCTCCTGTTCGCCTGCCACGGCGCCGCCTCCCTGTTCGGCGTCCTCGGCGGCGCCCACGGCGGCGGGACGGTGCCCACCGGGGCCTGGCCGGGCTGGTACGCGGCGGTGATCCAGCTGGTCGCCGGCGCCCTGGTGCTGCTCGGCGCGGGGACCCGCAGCGCGGCCTTCCTCGCCTCCGGCTCGATGGCGTACGCCTACTTCACGGCCCACCAGCCGGACGCCCTCTTCCCGATCCAGAACAGTGGCGAGTCCTCCGCGATGTACTGCTGGGCCTTCCTGCTGCTCGTCTTCACCGGCCCGGGCGCCTTCGCCCTGGACCGGCTGCTGCCCGCCCGTGGCGAGCGGGCCGCGGAGACCGAGCAGACGCCCCGGACGGCCACCGCCTGA
- a CDS encoding helix-turn-helix transcriptional regulator: MAETGLHSVRDEGTRAEDVIMADDDFIAEGGHPLHVHEFHKFLHVPVGRIVVTALGRDYELSASVALWIPAGIAHSARFGADSVIAAESFDAQRFELPYQDVTTINITDAQRRLVLGRMRSTCAQEEDPDVFAALSAGHRNCLPLPQPTSHTAGAVARELARTPSDPRTATEWAENLYTSSTSLRRAFRAETGMAFSEWRTRLRLNHSLGLLEQGQLVSSVAARVGFVSTNGYILAFRRHFGQTPGAYVRSSLDRSA; the protein is encoded by the coding sequence GTGGCCGAGACGGGACTGCACAGCGTGCGGGACGAGGGGACCCGTGCGGAGGACGTGATCATGGCCGATGACGATTTCATCGCCGAGGGCGGACACCCGCTGCACGTCCACGAGTTCCACAAGTTCCTGCACGTTCCGGTCGGCCGGATCGTGGTCACGGCGCTCGGCCGGGACTACGAACTGTCCGCATCGGTGGCCCTGTGGATTCCGGCGGGCATCGCGCACAGCGCACGGTTCGGAGCGGACTCCGTCATCGCGGCCGAGTCCTTCGACGCGCAACGGTTCGAACTGCCCTACCAGGACGTCACCACCATCAACATCACCGACGCCCAGCGCAGGCTGGTCCTCGGGCGGATGCGCAGCACCTGCGCCCAGGAGGAGGACCCGGACGTCTTCGCCGCGCTGTCCGCCGGACACCGCAACTGCCTGCCGCTGCCCCAGCCCACCAGCCACACCGCGGGCGCCGTGGCGCGGGAGCTGGCCCGGACCCCGAGCGACCCGCGCACCGCGACGGAGTGGGCGGAGAACCTCTACACGAGCTCGACCAGCCTGCGCCGGGCCTTCCGCGCGGAGACCGGCATGGCCTTCTCGGAATGGCGCACCCGGCTCCGGCTCAACCACTCGCTGGGACTGCTGGAACAGGGCCAGTTGGTGAGCTCCGTGGCCGCCCGCGTGGGGTTCGTCAGCACCAACGGCTACATCCTGGCCTTCCGCCGCCACTTCGGGCAGACCCCGGGCGCGTACGTGCGGAGCTCGCTGGACCGGTCCGCGTAG
- a CDS encoding ABC transporter ATP-binding protein, with protein sequence MSARPAPASPDTGFRLEARGISAGYERKPIIEELSLGIEPGRITALVGPNACGKSTLLKSVARLLPVAAGAVLLEGQDIHALSTRAVARRLGILPQSPIAPESITVGDLVWRGRHPHRRFGQRRTAADDEVIADALLATGTAELIDRPVDQLSGGQRQRVWIALALAQDTPTLLLDEPTTYLDIAHQIEVMDLLADLNEQAGKTIVLVSHDLNQAALYASTIVAMRDGRIVRQGTPEEVLTEETVAEVFGLDCLVVPHPRSERPQIFPLGRRIPA encoded by the coding sequence ATGAGCGCACGACCCGCACCCGCCTCCCCCGACACCGGCTTCCGGCTCGAAGCCCGCGGCATCAGCGCCGGGTACGAGCGCAAGCCGATCATCGAGGAGCTGTCGCTCGGGATCGAACCCGGCAGGATCACCGCACTGGTCGGCCCGAACGCCTGTGGGAAGTCGACCCTGCTGAAGTCGGTCGCCCGGCTGCTGCCCGTGGCCGCCGGCGCGGTCCTCCTGGAGGGCCAGGACATCCACGCCCTGTCGACCCGCGCGGTGGCCCGGCGCCTGGGCATCCTGCCTCAGTCGCCGATCGCCCCGGAGTCCATCACCGTCGGCGACCTGGTCTGGCGCGGCCGCCACCCGCACCGCCGGTTCGGGCAGCGTCGCACCGCGGCCGACGACGAGGTCATCGCGGACGCCCTGCTGGCGACCGGCACCGCCGAGCTGATCGACCGCCCGGTCGACCAGCTCTCCGGCGGCCAGCGCCAGCGCGTCTGGATCGCCCTCGCGCTCGCCCAGGACACGCCGACGCTGCTCCTGGACGAGCCCACCACCTACTTGGACATCGCCCACCAGATCGAGGTCATGGACCTCCTCGCCGACCTCAACGAGCAGGCCGGCAAGACGATCGTGCTGGTGTCCCACGACCTCAACCAGGCAGCCCTGTACGCCTCGACGATCGTCGCCATGCGCGACGGCCGGATCGTGCGCCAGGGCACCCCCGAAGAGGTGCTCACCGAGGAGACCGTGGCCGAGGTGTTCGGCCTGGACTGTCTCGTCGTCCCCCATCCCCGCTCAGAGCGGCCCCAGATCTTCCCCCTGGGCCGTCGTATCCCCGCATAG
- a CDS encoding ABC transporter substrate-binding protein: protein MSVLHRTRRRPARTLAALTAAAACLGLLTACGGEDSTAAKDKPAAAGADASAAFPVSLTNAWGKTEVKKKPVKVATVSDGDTAIALALGIVPVITPDVEDGAKVPEYKQRAIDKLGAGKLKTYDDTDGTAYEAIAAEAPDIILGMNTWEMEADYAKLQPIAPVVTFTDKAHADTLTWQDRLKTAAKALGLSAKADEVIAANEKATTEAAAAHPEFKGKTYTYTVVHPEQVSFMSYADQDPGVFEKLGFTKTDKAKNYAPNKNAVSLENLDQLDADVLLVTYPFGDRGVISATELESNKLFQSLNAVKSKHFTVIPSDNSLSSAIAYPDALSAPWVVEQLTPLLAKAVAGQ, encoded by the coding sequence ATGTCCGTCCTGCACAGAACGCGCCGCCGCCCGGCCCGTACCCTCGCCGCCCTCACCGCGGCCGCCGCCTGCCTCGGCCTGCTCACCGCGTGCGGCGGTGAGGACTCGACCGCCGCCAAGGACAAGCCGGCCGCCGCCGGAGCCGACGCGTCCGCCGCCTTCCCCGTCTCCCTCACCAACGCGTGGGGCAAGACCGAGGTCAAGAAGAAGCCGGTGAAGGTCGCCACGGTCTCCGACGGCGACACCGCCATCGCGCTGGCCCTCGGCATCGTCCCGGTCATCACCCCGGACGTCGAGGACGGCGCCAAGGTGCCCGAGTACAAGCAGCGCGCCATCGACAAGCTCGGCGCCGGCAAGCTGAAGACCTACGACGACACCGACGGCACCGCCTACGAGGCCATCGCGGCCGAGGCCCCCGACATCATCCTCGGCATGAACACCTGGGAGATGGAAGCGGACTACGCCAAGCTGCAGCCGATCGCGCCGGTGGTCACCTTCACCGACAAGGCGCACGCCGACACCCTCACCTGGCAGGACCGCCTCAAGACGGCCGCGAAGGCCCTCGGACTGAGCGCCAAGGCGGACGAGGTCATCGCGGCGAACGAGAAGGCCACGACGGAAGCCGCCGCCGCGCACCCCGAGTTCAAGGGCAAGACGTACACCTACACGGTCGTCCACCCCGAGCAGGTCAGCTTCATGTCCTACGCCGACCAGGACCCGGGCGTCTTCGAGAAGCTCGGCTTCACCAAGACCGACAAGGCGAAGAACTACGCGCCGAACAAGAACGCCGTGAGCCTGGAGAACCTCGACCAGCTCGACGCCGACGTCCTCCTCGTCACCTACCCCTTCGGTGACCGCGGTGTGATCAGCGCGACCGAGCTGGAGTCCAACAAGCTGTTCCAGTCGCTGAACGCGGTGAAGAGCAAGCACTTCACGGTCATCCCCTCGGACAACTCGCTGTCCTCGGCCATCGCCTACCCGGACGCCCTGAGCGCCCCGTGGGTGGTCGAGCAGCTCACCCCGCTCCTCGCGAAGGCCGTCGCCGGCCAGTAG
- a CDS encoding FecCD family ABC transporter permease: MKQSASPAAPPAPVPARPRASRGTVVVVLAGLMLAAVTIASIGLGARDISPLEIVRILLHPGAEGYNGDVLWTERIPRTLLGLTVGAALGASGLIMQALTMNPLAEPGVLGVQQGAAVFVVLGILFLDTSGVQGYFWMALTGSAVTAVLVFLIGTRTNAGSSTIGLVLAGVAVAAVMSSLITLLVVRDEAVYAHLRFWSVGQLTGRGQFLGQAIPFALTGLLLALPLGRTLNLLSLGDETARGLGVRVERARLAGAAVAVLLCAAATAAVGPVAFVGLVAGHAARMLVGTDHRWSLPLSMVCGAVLLVGADTAGRLVIDHGEVQVSVMTAFVGTPFFVWLARRRDLVRM, from the coding sequence ATGAAGCAATCGGCTTCGCCGGCCGCACCACCGGCCCCGGTCCCCGCGAGGCCCCGTGCCTCGCGCGGAACGGTGGTCGTGGTGCTCGCCGGCCTGATGCTGGCCGCCGTGACCATCGCGAGCATCGGCCTCGGTGCACGTGACATATCCCCGCTGGAAATCGTGCGGATCCTGCTGCACCCGGGCGCGGAGGGATACAACGGCGACGTCCTGTGGACGGAGCGGATACCCCGCACGCTGCTCGGCCTGACCGTCGGGGCCGCCCTCGGCGCCTCCGGGCTCATCATGCAGGCGCTGACGATGAACCCGCTGGCGGAACCGGGCGTCCTCGGCGTACAGCAGGGCGCGGCGGTGTTCGTCGTCCTCGGCATCCTCTTCCTCGACACCTCCGGTGTGCAGGGCTACTTCTGGATGGCGCTGACCGGCTCGGCGGTGACCGCGGTCCTCGTCTTCCTGATCGGGACCCGCACCAACGCGGGCAGCAGCACGATCGGCCTGGTCCTCGCGGGCGTCGCCGTCGCCGCGGTGATGTCCTCGCTCATCACCCTGCTCGTGGTGCGCGACGAGGCCGTCTACGCCCACCTGCGGTTCTGGTCGGTGGGCCAGCTCACCGGCCGGGGCCAGTTCCTGGGCCAGGCAATCCCGTTCGCGCTCACCGGCCTGCTGCTGGCGCTGCCGCTCGGGCGCACCCTGAACCTGCTGAGCCTCGGTGACGAGACCGCCCGCGGGCTCGGCGTCCGGGTGGAGCGGGCCCGGCTGGCCGGTGCGGCCGTCGCGGTGCTGCTGTGCGCGGCCGCCACTGCGGCCGTGGGGCCGGTGGCCTTCGTGGGACTGGTCGCCGGGCACGCCGCCCGGATGCTGGTGGGCACGGACCACCGGTGGTCGCTGCCGCTGTCCATGGTCTGCGGAGCCGTGCTGCTCGTCGGCGCCGACACCGCGGGGCGACTGGTGATCGACCACGGCGAGGTCCAGGTGTCGGTGATGACCGCCTTCGTCGGCACCCCCTTCTTCGTGTGGCTCGCGCGCCGCCGCGACCTGGTCCGGATGTGA
- a CDS encoding MerR family transcriptional regulator, with translation MLIGELSRRTGVSSRLLRYYEAQGLLDAERGSNGYRDYTADSVAAVRKVRALLAAGLSTEVIRSVLPCVRGEGVRFAWCEEIRSVLDGELAAMDARIEDLRNSRAALACYLEQP, from the coding sequence ATGCTGATCGGCGAACTGTCCCGGCGCACCGGCGTCAGCTCCCGGCTGCTGCGCTACTACGAGGCGCAGGGCCTGCTCGACGCGGAGCGCGGATCGAACGGGTACCGCGACTACACGGCGGACTCCGTGGCCGCCGTACGCAAGGTGCGCGCGCTGCTCGCGGCCGGTCTGTCGACCGAGGTGATCCGCTCGGTGCTGCCGTGCGTGCGGGGCGAGGGCGTGCGCTTCGCCTGGTGCGAGGAGATCCGGTCCGTCCTCGACGGGGAACTGGCAGCCATGGACGCGCGCATCGAGGACCTGCGGAACAGCCGTGCCGCCCTGGCCTGCTACCTGGAGCAGCCCTGA
- a CDS encoding siderophore-interacting protein: MSTRSPRSVVTFPIVLRELTVLRVSDVTPGMRRVTLGGPQLHAFEHAGLSLPALRTEGFDDHVKFFFAEEGREPVLPRQNVSSLDWPSEGRPISKDYTPVRFDPVAGEIDFDFVRHDGGIASSWAQQTAPGQVTWIAGPKMSHSHPEGADWLLVIGDETALPAIGRWLDEMPEGTRARVFIEVGEESHRQELPTRAQAEITWLVRAGRPAGRSDLLERAVRDMEWLPGTVFVWAAGEAVTLKGIRRHLSVDRGVPREQTHITGYWRRAEVAPGLAEPADPDVLEGEDAHGRLHELTDLAPGLAIRVAVTLGLVDLVYQGVREPAELARRSGTEPRSLGALLKYLVEIEVFAVADDGFRLTPVGEELVEDDHSLEEYDLRGAQAAFDLSLAGLAERLRSGANGCRTASGEPLAEALRTDLRLGGSARTAIEDEARWVSTGVAGAYDWSAVDVLGASGNGAGTVVNALVKEFPGLRVRLAALPSVLGVLGGQILDPEVLPRVELVPQTHPVPSGAGTLLLCRLLEWLPDEDAVLTLAEAAAALPAGGALVLVEQVEAADPDDIDAVLHHLRLTAAFGSGLRSVKDVTALAERAGLAVRDCRDVGWDHRLWVLAPAA; encoded by the coding sequence ATGTCCACCCGTAGTCCCCGCTCGGTCGTCACCTTCCCCATCGTGCTCAGGGAGCTGACGGTGCTGCGCGTCTCGGACGTCACGCCCGGGATGCGGCGGGTGACCCTCGGCGGGCCTCAGCTGCACGCCTTCGAGCACGCGGGCCTGTCCCTCCCGGCGCTGCGCACGGAGGGCTTCGACGACCACGTGAAGTTCTTCTTCGCGGAGGAGGGCCGGGAGCCGGTGCTGCCCCGGCAGAACGTGAGCAGCCTGGACTGGCCCTCCGAGGGACGGCCGATCTCCAAGGACTACACGCCGGTACGGTTCGACCCGGTGGCCGGGGAGATCGACTTCGACTTCGTCCGGCACGACGGCGGAATCGCCTCGTCGTGGGCGCAGCAGACCGCTCCCGGCCAGGTGACCTGGATCGCCGGGCCGAAGATGTCGCACAGCCACCCCGAGGGCGCGGACTGGCTGCTGGTGATCGGTGACGAGACGGCGCTGCCCGCGATCGGCCGCTGGCTCGACGAGATGCCCGAAGGGACCCGGGCCCGGGTGTTCATCGAGGTCGGCGAGGAGAGCCACCGTCAGGAACTGCCGACGCGTGCGCAGGCCGAGATCACCTGGCTGGTGCGGGCCGGCAGGCCGGCCGGGCGCAGCGATCTGCTGGAGCGTGCGGTGCGGGACATGGAGTGGCTGCCGGGCACGGTCTTCGTCTGGGCGGCCGGCGAGGCCGTCACGCTCAAGGGCATCCGGCGGCACCTGTCCGTGGACCGGGGCGTTCCGCGCGAGCAGACGCACATCACGGGCTACTGGCGGCGGGCCGAGGTCGCACCGGGTCTCGCCGAGCCCGCCGACCCCGACGTCCTGGAGGGCGAGGACGCGCACGGCCGGCTCCACGAGCTGACGGACCTGGCCCCGGGGCTCGCGATCCGCGTGGCCGTCACCCTGGGCCTGGTCGACCTCGTCTACCAGGGCGTCCGGGAGCCCGCGGAGCTGGCCCGGCGCAGCGGGACCGAGCCGCGCTCGCTCGGCGCGCTGCTGAAGTACCTCGTGGAGATCGAGGTGTTCGCGGTGGCGGACGACGGGTTCCGGCTGACGCCGGTGGGCGAGGAACTGGTCGAGGACGACCACTCGTTGGAGGAGTACGACCTGCGCGGCGCCCAGGCCGCCTTCGACCTGTCGCTGGCCGGGCTCGCCGAGCGGCTGCGGTCGGGCGCGAACGGCTGCCGGACGGCGTCCGGTGAGCCCCTGGCGGAGGCGCTGCGCACCGATCTGCGCCTCGGCGGCTCGGCCCGTACCGCCATCGAGGACGAGGCCCGCTGGGTGTCGACCGGGGTGGCCGGCGCCTACGACTGGTCGGCGGTGGACGTCCTCGGTGCGTCGGGCAACGGTGCCGGTACGGTCGTAAACGCGCTGGTCAAGGAGTTTCCCGGACTGCGCGTGCGGCTGGCCGCCCTGCCGTCGGTGCTGGGTGTCCTCGGCGGGCAGATCCTCGATCCGGAGGTGCTGCCCCGGGTGGAACTCGTACCGCAGACCCACCCGGTGCCGTCGGGTGCGGGGACGCTGCTGCTGTGCCGGCTGCTGGAGTGGCTGCCGGACGAGGACGCGGTACTGACCCTGGCCGAAGCAGCGGCCGCGCTGCCGGCCGGTGGCGCCCTGGTGCTGGTCGAGCAGGTCGAGGCGGCGGACCCGGACGACATCGACGCCGTCCTGCACCACCTTCGGCTCACCGCGGCGTTCGGTTCCGGGCTGCGCTCGGTGAAGGACGTGACCGCGCTGGCGGAGCGGGCCGGGCTGGCGGTCCGCGACTGCCGTGACGTCGGCTGGGACCACCGTCTGTGGGTGCTCGCGCCGGCCGCCTGA
- a CDS encoding flavodoxin family protein, with protein MFMTDRSFLFLLGSSRSDGNTEILARAAAEQLPAGVRQRWIDLAGSGLPDFRDGRHEAEGWKASESEETLRQATLEATDVVIASPLYWYSLSAQTKRYLDYWSGWLTVPGSDFKQRMAGRTLWGVTAMADRDEVRAEGLVTSLHHTAAYMGMRFGGVLLGNGSRPGHVRDDERATIRAKTFFAQEAPLARFP; from the coding sequence ATGTTCATGACCGACCGCTCGTTCCTCTTCCTCCTCGGCAGCTCCCGTTCCGACGGGAACACCGAGATACTCGCGAGGGCGGCCGCCGAGCAGCTGCCCGCAGGTGTCCGGCAGCGGTGGATCGACCTGGCCGGGTCGGGGTTGCCCGACTTCCGGGACGGGCGGCACGAGGCCGAGGGCTGGAAGGCCTCGGAGAGCGAGGAGACACTGCGGCAGGCCACGCTGGAGGCGACCGACGTCGTCATCGCCTCGCCGCTGTACTGGTACTCGCTCTCCGCGCAGACCAAGCGCTACCTCGACTACTGGTCGGGCTGGCTGACGGTGCCCGGTTCGGACTTCAAGCAGCGGATGGCGGGCCGGACCCTGTGGGGTGTGACGGCCATGGCCGACCGTGACGAGGTGCGCGCCGAAGGGCTGGTGACCAGCCTTCACCACACCGCGGCCTACATGGGGATGCGGTTCGGCGGGGTGCTCCTCGGCAACGGCTCACGGCCGGGCCACGTGCGGGACGACGAGCGGGCGACGATCCGCGCCAAGACCTTCTTCGCCCAGGAGGCACCCCTGGCCCGGTTCCCGTAG
- a CDS encoding FecCD family ABC transporter permease, which translates to MPQTHVQRADRARSLGQASQDTAAELKAATAARLRAAHRAGRRRARLVTCVLVLVLLALLVASVLLGGVRRIPAGDILPAAFGMRTGLADYVIFRIRMPRALAALLAGALFGLSGALYQRLVRNPLATPDMIGISAGAGAGATTVLLFAPAVPFGTSLAGIGGAFVLVAAVLALSRRGGGVDTYRLVLVGIGLSAVCTAYVNYLFTVAGQHGIAQVMRWLVGSVNDATWEGVSTLAGALAVCGLCTALLGRSLGSMALGDQLALGLGTRVGAARIATLLVGAAAAALATSVTGPIGFVSLISGPIAVRLVGTDRSVALAVPIGAVIVLGADVLAQHGPVISPVPTGVLTALLGAPYFVWLILRRRQGATP; encoded by the coding sequence GTGCCACAGACACACGTGCAACGGGCGGACCGGGCCCGGAGCCTCGGACAGGCCTCCCAGGACACGGCGGCGGAGCTCAAGGCCGCCACCGCGGCCCGGCTGCGCGCCGCCCACCGGGCGGGACGGCGCCGGGCCCGCCTCGTCACCTGCGTCCTCGTCCTGGTGCTGCTCGCCCTGCTGGTCGCCTCGGTCCTGCTCGGCGGGGTCAGGCGGATCCCGGCGGGCGACATCCTGCCCGCGGCCTTCGGGATGCGCACCGGCCTGGCCGACTACGTGATCTTCCGCATCCGGATGCCGCGCGCACTGGCGGCGCTGCTCGCAGGGGCGCTCTTCGGCCTCTCCGGCGCCCTGTACCAGCGGCTGGTCAGGAACCCGCTGGCCACCCCGGACATGATCGGCATCTCGGCGGGTGCCGGAGCCGGCGCCACCACCGTGCTGCTGTTCGCCCCGGCGGTTCCCTTCGGGACCTCCCTGGCCGGGATCGGCGGAGCCTTCGTCCTCGTGGCGGCGGTGCTCGCGCTGAGCCGGCGCGGCGGGGGCGTGGACACGTACCGCCTGGTCCTCGTGGGCATCGGTCTGAGCGCAGTGTGCACCGCCTACGTGAACTACCTGTTCACGGTGGCCGGGCAGCACGGGATCGCGCAGGTGATGCGCTGGCTGGTCGGCAGTGTCAACGACGCCACCTGGGAGGGGGTGTCCACCCTGGCCGGCGCGCTCGCGGTGTGCGGGCTCTGCACCGCGCTGCTGGGCCGCTCCCTGGGCAGCATGGCCCTCGGCGACCAGCTGGCCCTCGGGCTCGGCACGCGGGTCGGCGCCGCCCGGATCGCGACCCTGCTGGTCGGGGCCGCGGCCGCCGCGCTCGCCACCAGCGTCACGGGTCCGATCGGATTCGTCTCGCTGATCAGCGGTCCCATCGCGGTCCGGCTGGTCGGCACCGACCGGTCCGTCGCCCTGGCCGTCCCGATCGGTGCCGTCATCGTCCTCGGCGCCGATGTCCTCGCCCAGCACGGCCCCGTGATCAGCCCCGTACCGACGGGTGTCCTCACGGCACTGCTCGGCGCCCCCTACTTCGTCTGGCTGATCCTCCGGCGCAGGCAAGGAGCCACCCCATGA
- a CDS encoding isochorismatase family protein: MALPAIAPYPLPTAGELPANRVDWTVDPDRAVLLVHDLQNYFLSAFDTEAQPVTGMLQQVARLKKEAGRAGVPVFYTAQPGGQSPAERGLQQDFWGPGLPADPTAAAIPATVAPGPDDTVLTKWKYSAFVRTDFLERLRAMGRDQLVITGVYAHIGVLMTACDAWMQDVQAFVVADAVADFSEREHRMALEWAAGRCAVVTTADRVCAQL; this comes from the coding sequence ATGGCCCTGCCCGCCATCGCCCCCTACCCGCTGCCGACCGCCGGGGAGCTGCCGGCCAACCGCGTCGACTGGACGGTGGATCCCGACCGCGCGGTCCTGCTGGTCCACGACCTGCAGAACTACTTCCTGTCGGCCTTCGACACGGAAGCGCAACCCGTCACCGGCATGCTCCAGCAGGTCGCGCGGCTGAAGAAGGAGGCGGGCCGGGCCGGGGTGCCCGTGTTCTACACCGCGCAGCCCGGCGGCCAGAGCCCGGCCGAGCGCGGGCTGCAGCAGGACTTCTGGGGGCCGGGTCTGCCCGCCGACCCCACGGCCGCCGCGATCCCCGCCACCGTGGCGCCGGGCCCGGACGACACGGTGCTGACGAAGTGGAAGTACAGCGCCTTCGTACGGACCGACTTCCTGGAGCGGCTGCGCGCGATGGGCCGGGACCAGCTGGTGATCACCGGTGTGTACGCCCACATCGGTGTTCTGATGACGGCCTGCGACGCCTGGATGCAGGACGTCCAGGCCTTCGTGGTCGCCGACGCCGTCGCCGACTTCTCCGAGCGCGAGCACCGGATGGCGCTGGAGTGGGCGGCGGGCCGCTGCGCCGTGGTCACCACGGCCGACCGGGTCTGCGCACAGCTGTGA
- a CDS encoding 4'-phosphopantetheinyl transferase family protein: MHPVPLPVVLPGQTRVWAASVAENAAAATARRGELDREESLRADRFRRFADVDRFLVAHVCLRDVLGTLLGTPPARLVIDREPCTACGGPHGRPFLPGRPVHFSLAHAGDLVLVAVAPVPVGVDVADLLPDARVHTAVAGLHEDERAELLALPRPARAAAFARCWTRKEAVLKSTGQGLSHGTRQPYVGTAAEPARTAEHQVYDLPVPAGGVAALALWTG; the protein is encoded by the coding sequence GTGCATCCCGTGCCGCTGCCGGTGGTCCTGCCCGGGCAGACCCGCGTATGGGCGGCTTCGGTGGCGGAGAACGCGGCGGCCGCCACGGCCCGGCGGGGCGAGCTCGACCGTGAGGAGTCCCTGCGGGCGGACCGTTTCCGGCGGTTCGCGGACGTCGACCGCTTCCTGGTCGCGCACGTCTGTCTGCGGGACGTCCTGGGCACGCTGCTCGGAACACCGCCGGCCCGCCTCGTCATCGACCGGGAGCCGTGCACCGCGTGCGGCGGCCCGCACGGGCGCCCCTTCCTGCCGGGCCGACCCGTCCACTTCTCCCTCGCGCACGCGGGCGACCTGGTGCTGGTCGCCGTCGCTCCCGTACCGGTGGGCGTCGACGTGGCGGACCTCCTGCCGGACGCCCGGGTGCACACGGCCGTGGCAGGCCTGCACGAGGACGAACGCGCCGAACTGCTGGCTCTGCCCCGGCCCGCCCGGGCGGCCGCCTTCGCCCGCTGCTGGACGCGCAAGGAGGCCGTGCTGAAGTCCACCGGGCAGGGGCTGTCGCACGGCACGCGCCAGCCCTACGTGGGCACGGCCGCCGAGCCGGCGCGGACCGCCGAACACCAGGTGTACGACCTGCCGGTACCCGCCGGCGGGGTCGCCGCCCTGGCCCTGTGGACCGGCTGA